Proteins from a genomic interval of Polyodon spathula isolate WHYD16114869_AA chromosome 1, ASM1765450v1, whole genome shotgun sequence:
- the LOC121320767 gene encoding F-box only protein 8-like isoform X1: MLVTGWLVVTSDQEETGSALLGLQMGQMLWRVARNQQFQQEYSEQGYLPRECGRRTAAAADNVNHHRQGQGGIDIYQLLKARKSKEEQGFIDLEMLPPELSITILSYLNATDLCLASCVWQDLGKDEYLWQGQCKSTWGHCSIYNRRLPSEFSYRKLYMQLDEGSLTFNGNPTEGIEYFMSKGILNDHPEEVAKFIFYTRTLNWKMLRIYLDERRDVLDELVTLHNFSNQFLPNALREFFRHIHAPEERGEYLETLITKFSHRFCACNPALVREVGLSPDAVNVLCYSLILLSIDLSSPHVKNKMSKREFIRNTRRAAQNISEDFVGHLYDNVYLIGHVATS; this comes from the exons ATGCTTGTGACCGGGtggcttgtggtgacgtcagaccaggaagagacaggcTCAGCACTACTGG GTCTGCAGATGGGTCAGATGCTGTGGAGGGTTGCTAGAAACCAGCAGTTTCAGCAAGAATACAGTGAGCAGGGCTACCTTCCAAGGGAGTGTGGCAGAAGaacggctgctgctgctgataatGTGAACCACCACAGACAGGGCCAAGGTGGAATAGATATCTACCAGTTGTTGAAAGCTAGGAAATCCAAGGAGGAGCAAGGGTTCATTGACTTAGAAATGCTTCCGCCTGAGTTGAGCATTACTATTCTGTCTTACCTGAATGCTACTGACCTCTGCCTGGCATCATGTGTCTGGCAGGACCTAGGTAAAGATGAGTACCTGTGGCAAGG ACAGTGCAAGTCCACGTGGGGTCACTGTTCCATATACAATAGGAGATTGCCATCTGAGTTCTCCTACAGAAAACTCTACATGCAACTCGACGAGGGCAGTCTTACTTTCAACGGCAACCCTACTGAG ggaATTGAGTACTTTATGTCAAAGGGTATTCTAAATGACCACCCAGAGGAAGTTGCTAAGTTTATATTCTACACAAGAACACTAAACTGGAAGATGTTAAGGATATATCTTGATGAAAG GAGGGATGTTCTGGATGAGCTTGTAACACTTCACAACTTTAGCAACCAGTTCTTGCCCAATGCACTGCGAGAGTTTTTCCGGCACATTCACGCACCAGAGGAGCGTGGCGAGTACCTTGAGACTCTCATTACTAAATTCTCACACCGCTTCTGTGCATGCAACCCTGCTTTGGTGAGGGAGGTTGGTCTAAGTCCAG ATGCAGTCAATGTGCTTTGCTACTCCCTGATTCTGCTGTCCATCGACCTGTCAAGCCCAcatgtcaaaaacaaaatgtcaaagcGAGAGTTCATTCGAAACACTCGCCGTGCTGCTCAGAACATCAGTGAGGATTTTGTGGGGCACCTCTACGACAACGTTTACCTTATCGGCCATGTGGCTACTTCATAG
- the LOC121320767 gene encoding F-box only protein 8-like isoform X2, which produces MGQMLWRVARNQQFQQEYSEQGYLPRECGRRTAAAADNVNHHRQGQGGIDIYQLLKARKSKEEQGFIDLEMLPPELSITILSYLNATDLCLASCVWQDLGKDEYLWQGQCKSTWGHCSIYNRRLPSEFSYRKLYMQLDEGSLTFNGNPTEGIEYFMSKGILNDHPEEVAKFIFYTRTLNWKMLRIYLDERRDVLDELVTLHNFSNQFLPNALREFFRHIHAPEERGEYLETLITKFSHRFCACNPALVREVGLSPDAVNVLCYSLILLSIDLSSPHVKNKMSKREFIRNTRRAAQNISEDFVGHLYDNVYLIGHVATS; this is translated from the exons ATGGGTCAGATGCTGTGGAGGGTTGCTAGAAACCAGCAGTTTCAGCAAGAATACAGTGAGCAGGGCTACCTTCCAAGGGAGTGTGGCAGAAGaacggctgctgctgctgataatGTGAACCACCACAGACAGGGCCAAGGTGGAATAGATATCTACCAGTTGTTGAAAGCTAGGAAATCCAAGGAGGAGCAAGGGTTCATTGACTTAGAAATGCTTCCGCCTGAGTTGAGCATTACTATTCTGTCTTACCTGAATGCTACTGACCTCTGCCTGGCATCATGTGTCTGGCAGGACCTAGGTAAAGATGAGTACCTGTGGCAAGG ACAGTGCAAGTCCACGTGGGGTCACTGTTCCATATACAATAGGAGATTGCCATCTGAGTTCTCCTACAGAAAACTCTACATGCAACTCGACGAGGGCAGTCTTACTTTCAACGGCAACCCTACTGAG ggaATTGAGTACTTTATGTCAAAGGGTATTCTAAATGACCACCCAGAGGAAGTTGCTAAGTTTATATTCTACACAAGAACACTAAACTGGAAGATGTTAAGGATATATCTTGATGAAAG GAGGGATGTTCTGGATGAGCTTGTAACACTTCACAACTTTAGCAACCAGTTCTTGCCCAATGCACTGCGAGAGTTTTTCCGGCACATTCACGCACCAGAGGAGCGTGGCGAGTACCTTGAGACTCTCATTACTAAATTCTCACACCGCTTCTGTGCATGCAACCCTGCTTTGGTGAGGGAGGTTGGTCTAAGTCCAG ATGCAGTCAATGTGCTTTGCTACTCCCTGATTCTGCTGTCCATCGACCTGTCAAGCCCAcatgtcaaaaacaaaatgtcaaagcGAGAGTTCATTCGAAACACTCGCCGTGCTGCTCAGAACATCAGTGAGGATTTTGTGGGGCACCTCTACGACAACGTTTACCTTATCGGCCATGTGGCTACTTCATAG